A single Cyprinus carpio isolate SPL01 chromosome A6, ASM1834038v1, whole genome shotgun sequence DNA region contains:
- the LOC109073959 gene encoding transcription factor Sp3-like isoform X1: protein MTAPEQPAKQQEMAALDVDSSQSDFLQPASGAQDQQTTDLTAIQLTGSSDRWEVLTPVSSVKDEPAVVQVPSGGLLGSNGQYVVPLQTMAGQTQPVFVTAGVDGTGANGVQYQVIPQLQGTDGSSLSYAAPTADGNTLGTDIAILQDGTQGIATSTNANDLQGLLSQSGHVQQIPTVSLAGSGFGAQGQVVANVPVGLPGNITFVPINSLSNVDLESLGLAGAQTIATSITADGQLIMTGPTTSTSDNQGESKCTEPLNANDANANAFVPTTSSSTTTSLPETIDGTGVLTQATAVSAGQQDPSYVQQNHTAGGEPVVQLLPAQTADGAAQTLQSVQLLNAGTFLIQAQTVSPTGQIQWQTFQVQGVQNLQNLQLPAAGGVSSPQITLAPVQTLSLGQTGTTGAVGQIPNLQTVTVNSVGQYQQDENTECHSDIQIKEEPESDDWPNSTLNTNDLSHFRVRLVEEDKEGTGLEGKRLRRVACTCPNCKEAGGRGSSMGKKKQHICHIPGCGKVYGKTSHLRAHLRWHSGERPFICSWSYCGKRFTRSDELQRHRRTHTGEKKFACPECPKRFMRSDHLAKHIKTHQNKKGLNSNTGAGQIDAAAPSDTILTGGGATLILTNLQQAGTQDLLSNSDLPLQLVTVSASEVME from the exons ATGACTG CCCCAGAACAGCCAGCGAAACAGCAGGAAATGGCTGCCTTGGACGTGGACAGCAGTCAGAGCGACTTTTTGCAGCCGGCCAGCGGCGCCCAGGACCAG CAGACCACAGACCTCACAGCCATCCAGTTGACGGGCTCCTCTGATCGCTGGGAGGTTCTAACGCCTGTGAGCTCAGTAAAAGACGAGCCAGCAGTAGTGCAGGTACCCAGCGGAGGACTTCTGGGCAGCAACGGGCAATATGTGGTGCCACTACAGACTATGGCAGGGCAGACCCAGCCTGTTTTCGTGACTGCAGGGGTAGATGGCACGGGGGCCAATGGGGTGCAGTACCAGGTCATCCCTCAGCTGCAGGGAACGGATGGTTCGTCACTTAGCTATGCAGCACCCACTGCAGATGGAAACACACTGGGTACTGACATTGCTATCCTTCAGGATGGAACGCAGGGCATTGCCACATCCACCAATGCTAATGACCTCCAGGGCCTGCTGAGTCAAAGTGGGCATGTGCAGCAGATTCCCACAGTCTCACTGGCCGGCTCAGGGTTTGGCGCACAGGGCCAGGTTGTCGCTAATGTACCGGTGGGGCTGCCGGGCAATATCACATTTGTGCCGATAAATAGCTTGAGTAACGTGGATCTCGAGTCTCTGGGGTTGGCTGGTGCTCAGACTATAGCGACAAGCATTACAGCAGATGGCCAGCTCATCATGACCGGTCCCACCACCTCAACAAGTGATAACCAGGGTGAAAGCAAATGCACAGAGCCACTTAATGCCAATGACGCTAATGCTAATGCCTTTGTGCCAACCACCAGCTCTTCCACAACGACGTCGCTCCCTGAGACGATAGATGGGACTGGCGTTCTCACCCAAGCCACTGCTGTATCAGCCGGGCAGCAGGATCCATCTTACGTCCAGCAGAACCACACGGCTGGCGGTGAACCGGTGGTGCAGCTCTTACCAGCGCAGACAGCAGATGGAGCGGCGCAGACACTACAAAGCGTGCAACTGTTGAATGCTGGTACATTTCTGATCCAAGCTCAAACCGTCTCTCCCACTGGCCAGATCCAGTGGCAGACCTTCCAAGTTCAAGGGGTTCAGAACCTGCAGAATCTGCAGCTGCCGGCTGCTGGGGGGGTCTCATCCCCCCAAATTACCCTTGCCCCTGTGCAGACCCTTTCTCTTGGGCAAACTGGCACCACAGGCGCAGTGGGACAGATCCCAAATCTTCAGACAGTCACAGTCAATTCTGTTGGTCAGTACCAGCAAGATGAAAACACGGAATGCCACTCAG ATATTCAAATTAAAGAGGAGCCAGAGTCAGATGATTGGCCAAATTCCACCCTGAACACCAATGATTTGTCACATTTCCGTGTTCGGTTGGTTGAGGAGGATAAGGAGGGGACAGGCCTAGAGGGAAAGAGACTACGTAGAGTAGCCTGCACTTGCCCCAACTGCAAAGAGGCTGGAGGAAG AGGTTCAAGTATGGGAAAGAAGAAACAACACATTTGTCATATCCCAGGGTGCGGTAAGGTGTACGGTAAGACATCTCACCTTCGAGCTCACCTGCGCTGGCATTCTGGAGAGAGACCCTTCATTTGCTCATGGAGTTACTGTGGCAAGAGATTCACCCGCAGCGATGAACTCCAGCGTCACCGCAGAACACACACAG GAGAGAAGAAGTTTGCGTGTCCAGAATGCCCGAAACGTTTTATGCGCAGCGACCATTTGGCGAAACACATTAAAACTCATCAGAACAAAAAAGGGCTAAACTCCAACACTGGGGCAGGTCAGATAGATGCTGCCGCCCCCTCGGACACCATCCTCACTGGGGGTGGAGCCACTCTCATCCTCACCAATCTGCAACAGGCTGGCACCCAGGACCTTCTTTCAAACTCCGACCTTCCGCTCCAGCTGGTCACTGTGTCTGCCAGCGAGGTCATGGAGTGA
- the LOC109073959 gene encoding transcription factor Sp3-like isoform X2, with the protein MAALDVDSSQSDFLQPASGAQDQQTTDLTAIQLTGSSDRWEVLTPVSSVKDEPAVVQVPSGGLLGSNGQYVVPLQTMAGQTQPVFVTAGVDGTGANGVQYQVIPQLQGTDGSSLSYAAPTADGNTLGTDIAILQDGTQGIATSTNANDLQGLLSQSGHVQQIPTVSLAGSGFGAQGQVVANVPVGLPGNITFVPINSLSNVDLESLGLAGAQTIATSITADGQLIMTGPTTSTSDNQGESKCTEPLNANDANANAFVPTTSSSTTTSLPETIDGTGVLTQATAVSAGQQDPSYVQQNHTAGGEPVVQLLPAQTADGAAQTLQSVQLLNAGTFLIQAQTVSPTGQIQWQTFQVQGVQNLQNLQLPAAGGVSSPQITLAPVQTLSLGQTGTTGAVGQIPNLQTVTVNSVGQYQQDENTECHSDIQIKEEPESDDWPNSTLNTNDLSHFRVRLVEEDKEGTGLEGKRLRRVACTCPNCKEAGGRGSSMGKKKQHICHIPGCGKVYGKTSHLRAHLRWHSGERPFICSWSYCGKRFTRSDELQRHRRTHTGEKKFACPECPKRFMRSDHLAKHIKTHQNKKGLNSNTGAGQIDAAAPSDTILTGGGATLILTNLQQAGTQDLLSNSDLPLQLVTVSASEVME; encoded by the exons ATGGCTGCCTTGGACGTGGACAGCAGTCAGAGCGACTTTTTGCAGCCGGCCAGCGGCGCCCAGGACCAG CAGACCACAGACCTCACAGCCATCCAGTTGACGGGCTCCTCTGATCGCTGGGAGGTTCTAACGCCTGTGAGCTCAGTAAAAGACGAGCCAGCAGTAGTGCAGGTACCCAGCGGAGGACTTCTGGGCAGCAACGGGCAATATGTGGTGCCACTACAGACTATGGCAGGGCAGACCCAGCCTGTTTTCGTGACTGCAGGGGTAGATGGCACGGGGGCCAATGGGGTGCAGTACCAGGTCATCCCTCAGCTGCAGGGAACGGATGGTTCGTCACTTAGCTATGCAGCACCCACTGCAGATGGAAACACACTGGGTACTGACATTGCTATCCTTCAGGATGGAACGCAGGGCATTGCCACATCCACCAATGCTAATGACCTCCAGGGCCTGCTGAGTCAAAGTGGGCATGTGCAGCAGATTCCCACAGTCTCACTGGCCGGCTCAGGGTTTGGCGCACAGGGCCAGGTTGTCGCTAATGTACCGGTGGGGCTGCCGGGCAATATCACATTTGTGCCGATAAATAGCTTGAGTAACGTGGATCTCGAGTCTCTGGGGTTGGCTGGTGCTCAGACTATAGCGACAAGCATTACAGCAGATGGCCAGCTCATCATGACCGGTCCCACCACCTCAACAAGTGATAACCAGGGTGAAAGCAAATGCACAGAGCCACTTAATGCCAATGACGCTAATGCTAATGCCTTTGTGCCAACCACCAGCTCTTCCACAACGACGTCGCTCCCTGAGACGATAGATGGGACTGGCGTTCTCACCCAAGCCACTGCTGTATCAGCCGGGCAGCAGGATCCATCTTACGTCCAGCAGAACCACACGGCTGGCGGTGAACCGGTGGTGCAGCTCTTACCAGCGCAGACAGCAGATGGAGCGGCGCAGACACTACAAAGCGTGCAACTGTTGAATGCTGGTACATTTCTGATCCAAGCTCAAACCGTCTCTCCCACTGGCCAGATCCAGTGGCAGACCTTCCAAGTTCAAGGGGTTCAGAACCTGCAGAATCTGCAGCTGCCGGCTGCTGGGGGGGTCTCATCCCCCCAAATTACCCTTGCCCCTGTGCAGACCCTTTCTCTTGGGCAAACTGGCACCACAGGCGCAGTGGGACAGATCCCAAATCTTCAGACAGTCACAGTCAATTCTGTTGGTCAGTACCAGCAAGATGAAAACACGGAATGCCACTCAG ATATTCAAATTAAAGAGGAGCCAGAGTCAGATGATTGGCCAAATTCCACCCTGAACACCAATGATTTGTCACATTTCCGTGTTCGGTTGGTTGAGGAGGATAAGGAGGGGACAGGCCTAGAGGGAAAGAGACTACGTAGAGTAGCCTGCACTTGCCCCAACTGCAAAGAGGCTGGAGGAAG AGGTTCAAGTATGGGAAAGAAGAAACAACACATTTGTCATATCCCAGGGTGCGGTAAGGTGTACGGTAAGACATCTCACCTTCGAGCTCACCTGCGCTGGCATTCTGGAGAGAGACCCTTCATTTGCTCATGGAGTTACTGTGGCAAGAGATTCACCCGCAGCGATGAACTCCAGCGTCACCGCAGAACACACACAG GAGAGAAGAAGTTTGCGTGTCCAGAATGCCCGAAACGTTTTATGCGCAGCGACCATTTGGCGAAACACATTAAAACTCATCAGAACAAAAAAGGGCTAAACTCCAACACTGGGGCAGGTCAGATAGATGCTGCCGCCCCCTCGGACACCATCCTCACTGGGGGTGGAGCCACTCTCATCCTCACCAATCTGCAACAGGCTGGCACCCAGGACCTTCTTTCAAACTCCGACCTTCCGCTCCAGCTGGTCACTGTGTCTGCCAGCGAGGTCATGGAGTGA